The Prunus dulcis chromosome 5, ALMONDv2, whole genome shotgun sequence genomic sequence GTTTCACGACGTATCGCaatctcatctctctctagCCCACCAACGGTAATCACCTGAGAGCTTGTCATTAAAAAGATATCTTGAATTAATACTTTCCAAAAACTAATAACATTGATGGaacattaattattttactaATCAATGATATAGGAGATGCACTAAGCTAATCTTAATTATTCCAAATCATGATCATCGACATACTTAGCAAATCTTATCCTTTATCAGGTGGACCATATTCTAAACCCTACACCTACCACTTCCAAGCCGATCTTTACTATTTTAAACCACAAAAAAAGCAATCACATATCATATTAAAAGCTCTCGGTTTCCATTCACAAGCCCTTGCTTGCAATGACATTAACCAAAGGGAGAAACTCAGGGGGTGGGGGGGGATTGTGGTTTAGCAATATTCTTATGTAAACAGGTAGATACATATAATTTTCATTAGATCAAATGCTGCCATTTGTAGCTATCAGAAGGTGGTCACTTTGAATGCCCTGCTCACGCGTGATGTTCAAAAAGCTATGAGATAGAGCGCAATACCATTATATTCTATGTTAATCTCCcaccaaaaaattgaaaacaaaattgcatGTCGACCTTATTTGTTACACTTGTCATGATTAGAACTCCTATACCTTTCGACATATTTCCGCAGTAGTGGGTTTGACGTATCATAAAAATATTACGAATAATGTTATATGTATCATATTTATaagtatataattatattgattatcttttttatttaaagacaGATGAAAGGATCGCTTATAAGGGAGtttcactcttcttctttttttccacttCTATGAAAGGAGAAATGTTATGTTGTACATGTATGAAAGCAAATTATAAAGTTTCAAAATTCCAACTATTATGACGgtttttcattcattcatttatttttggtttcacTTTGAGCCTTGATTACGGTTAATAAATCACACATTCTTATGCAGTGTTAAGCCATGTCATTAATTCATaacttaaatttataaaaaaaaaaatttgagactTCAGCATTACTTTTGTGAAAGATGTGATCAGCAACATAGTCAACAAACGTGATACAAAAACATTTCATCGAAAAACTACATGGAATATTGTTAGGGTTTGGCGGTTGTATCCGCATGAAAGTACTGCCAAGCCAGCCAAAGAGCGGAGGGATACCAAGAGAAACGGCTAAAAGCAATAGGAAGAAAGTgataaattgaaaaaggaaggGGCTGAGGGAAAGGTCACGTGGAAGAGGAGCCTAAGGAAGTAACCTTTCTCAATGTGTAACGTAAGCGTGTTGCACAATAGTTAAAAAGACCGACTCACTATTGTTGAGTTGGCACTCAGATATGTGCCGATTGTTGGGTCATGGGTGCATGGCTTTTTTGTGCTGCAGCCACCTACTGCTAAACGCTAAATAAAGTAATCATCACTAATCTCATTTCATGCAACAAACAGCCCAAACTTCTCTCTATAAATACGAAGGACTCTATGTGTTTAGTCTCTCGTGGCAAATACACAGAGCAAGAGAAATCATACAGCTCTATAGCTTCCTAgtttatttctctttctttgagTTTCAATATctccagagagagaaagagagggagagagaggctAGCTAGCTACCATGACTTCATCAAGTGCTCACAGTCCTTTGGTTATTGCCTTTGGCATTCTAGGTACAAATTTATCAACACTATTTTCTTCTGCTAGTTTATAGTTTATTTTGAATGAGGAACTGAATTTTCTTCTTACTATTGTCAATCTGATCAGGTAACGTTGTCTCGTTCGTGGTTTTTCTAGCTCCAGTGTAAGttctattctttttcttcaagatTTTTCAAGAGATATGCAATGAGGGTAGCTAGAACCGGATTAATTAATCGCTGTTAATGTGTTAAATCTTGCAGGCCGACGTTTTGGAGGATATTTAAGAAGAAATCAACAGAAGGGTTTCAATCAGTTCCATATGTGTTTGCACTATTCAGTGCAATGATTTGGATATACTATGCATTTCTCAAGACTGACGAGTTCCTTCTCATCACCATCAATGCCTTTGGTTGTCTCATTGAGACCATTTACATCTCAATGTACATTACTTATGCACCTAAGCAAGCTAGGGTGAGTTATTagtcccttctctctctctctctctctctctctctctctctctctctctctctctctctctctctcttaattaAAGCTGATTAATTATTACtaattgatgataatgattGGGGTGCAGGTGTTTGCTTTGAGGCTGCTTCTTCTGGTGaattttggtgggttttgctTGATTCTTCTTCTGTCTCACTTCTTGGCACAAGGGCCCACCCGCGTTGAAGTTCTTGGATGGGTTTGTGTAGCTTTCTCTGTCAGTGTCTTTGCAGCACCTCTAAGCATCATGGTAATTACTTCATTAGTTGCactattaatatttaattaatatttatgaTCGATCTCAATCTATATCTtgattttatttgtgtttgtgtAGAGGGTGGTTATCCGAACCAAGAGCGTCGAGTTCATGCCTTTTTCTTTATCCTTCTTCCTCACCCTCAGTGCTGTTATGTGGCTCTTCTATGGTTTGCTCCTCAAGGATCTCTACGTTGCGGTAAGTcactttattttgttaatatatttatttatttatacataataaatcttttatttatcatttctcttgttatttttgtttaattatcgACAAAGGTGCGTACGGGCTGTCCTTAATTGTGGaatacctttttcttttgctcattttttaattaaaaaatctggtgattatatatatttatagatgCTACCATGCATATGTAACACTGATCACATCAACCTTTAATTATATTGTGGCAAACCAAAAAGCATGCCGCAGATAGCCTTCTATAAAGGTTAAAAAGCTAATtagatattattattatttaattataatcCATATGCTGATTACAAGGAAATGGAAATCTACCAAAACATTTGTTACACAAACACTATCCTTTAATGGATCAATCAAAGCAAACCACTCCGAAAAAATATCATTATTGGTAAAACCCGGTCTTAACCTTTCTAAAATGGGTTACAAGATGCATACCAAAAatctcaagttcgaaccccCGTGCGTGTGTATGAGAAATCTCTATCCTCTAAAGTTTAGACTATATCgtttgtaataaaataaaataaaaagaaggctACAAGATTATTATTCACAATAGGTGACTTCTTTTTATGGGccattaattttaattaattccaTTATCTTCTTTTGCAGTGCCCAAACATACTTGGATTCACCTTCGGTGTGGCTCAGATGATACTCTACGCAATCTACAGGAACAAGAAGACAGTTCTTGTGGAGGACCAGAAGCTACCAGAGCACAAGGGTGATGTTGTGAAGCAGATCCAAATTTTGAGTACAACTCCTGAGGTGGAGATAAAAGTACAAGCAGTAGCTGTAAGCCCCCATGTCAATACTGACAATGAAAATTGTGAGCAAACAAAGGATCAATATGTGCATCCTCAAACATGTAACACTGAGAAAATCCTCGGACCCTCTATGCCAAGCCAAATGGTTACATGTGAAGTTTGAACTCTTTTCTTCTACGTGGGGTCGTTCATCATCTGCTTCTCCTGCGCTTGTGTACTTGAGCTCTCTAATATCGTACATGTTATGTAACATATTGGATGGTGTAGATATGTACCCTTTCGTTTTTCCAGATGTTGAAATTCCTTAAATTATGTAAGCCGCATGAGGCTGGTTCATAGACTATATAGCCTCTTGCCCTTGGTACGTATATAATTACTGACACCTCGGAGGGCATAATGGTCTTGAACAGtacttaattatatatatgtatctttcttttaatgaaataaaatttggtgTTTGTGAAAGTGTGTCATGATTTGATGCATTCACCCAAACCCAGACCAATCAAAGTTGCATATCAATGACTGTCTTTAGTTTCCGCTGTTAAATGAATCGATTTCATCTGTCTTGTGTTCATATCTGCATCTGTCTTGTGTTCATATTTCATAAACAATTGTTGATTAGCATATATAATAGAGGCAGCACTAAGTGATTAGGTAAGAGTTTGTTTTTTAGCATAGTCATGCCACTTCTAGAGTTATGATTAGGAGAGGATAGTGATAGTGTCTTTGCCACGTTTGCGTGTGTGTTGAATAATCTTCCATTGACGACAAGTATATTACAATATATGACATATTTCCTTGCATTACGtaagagaaaataataaacaattaGTTTACaatcataaacaaaaattaattaaataatacattACCGAATCTCACATATGATTGTAAACTATTACAATAATTATCGTATATACCACACATGTTTTGTACGTGTGTACCACctctttaattaaataatacatgACCGAATAGCACAGTCAAAATAATGATGGGTTTTCTGTCTAGCGAGAGTGAAGGTGAGAGaagttttaattatatatacaattacCACATAGACCACACTCTTTCGTACGTGTGTGTACAACCTCTTGAATTATCAAAACTTATCTCGCGAACCTCTTGAATTATCAAAACTTATCTCGCTCCACCCTCGCACGGCAGAAAACCCATCTTTATCTTGGATGTGCTATTGAAAGATTAATCTAAGAGCAAatataattagtaatttaattaacttttttgGGATCAAAATGAGAAATTTCATTCATAAAGAAGCAACATCAACGCAACCAGAGCTCCTGACTTCTCTAGGTGTTAAAGTAGaaataagaaaaggaaatgagACAACatcaatatataaattaacttttttttaatatcgaCTGCAtgataaattattattattggatATTTGAAATAAGACAAGGAAATGTAGAGCCTTCCCCAGTACaatcataaaaaataagtaagataacattactttgttttttatgcaaGATTATGAACTTACTTCAATCTCTACAAAAATCGttatccaaaattttaaaattttcagatcaTAGTGTTGAAGGATATTTTGGTAGTgggatattttgttttggttttattaaTGCTTCAGTATCTGGGGAATCGCTTGTGGAAGTTTATTATTGGTCTCAAGAGTAACGACGAATTTAATGGGCAATCTTTGAAATCTCAAACCAATACACTTTTTCATGTCAATGTACATTACTTTTCTAAGCAAACCAGTAGGTTATCTAATTCGTGGGATTGGATCGAATTCTAGGTGGTCACTTTGACCCCGTTTCTACTGTTGATTTTTGGGGGGATTTTGCTTAACTTTGTATTTAAATATGAAGTAGGTTTGAAGTCACTTTGGACGTAGCTAGAGTTATTTTAGCTATAATTTGACTAAAAAGTAAAAGTTCAACGAAAATGCTCTTAGCAAAAGGGCGAACCAATTAATGTCTGAATTCTTTATTGTATGAAGTAAAATTTTGTGTTCATGGAAAAGTGGCATAGAATTAATTAAGCTAACAAATCTACTTAACCAACCCCAAGGTCATCAAAAATATCGTTCAGATTatcatttctttgttgttgttgtcctcctcatcctcctcatcatcattattATTCGAATCCCGTTCTCCTTCATTCAAAATAACGACAATACAAATCCAAATATTAtataagcaaataaaaaataaaaaataaaggacaTTAGGACTTCATAGCTCTTCTAATCAAAGGCTGGAGTCATgaattttcataaatatatatttttcaattaaagaGCTGATGAAATAAGGTagacaattattttttattttttattttttaagatgGAGTGGGCTAATTTTCACTCAATATGATGAACTTTCTAAAAATTAGCAttaaattcctttttttttttggttaaaaaaaattgacactGAGGTGACTATGCCCTTGcttattaattgtttttttttttttttggttgagaaattttaggattgcattcataattcagccaaaaaaatcattagTCACAAaaggccattacaataacgtagctatctaacatcaaaattaagacaatttaGGGCTCCTCTACTAACGATCACGCCTGATCGAACAAACTTTAACATAAATATCTCAACTGATAGTGCAAACTCATAACAATCAAAAAGATACAAAGCATAAACAAACCAAGAATTAGGTGTATATCTCTCTTTTGATATTGTGGTTTAAAAAATCACACAAAGCTTGATATAatgaaaagactaaaataaGTTATGGTTTGAAAATTGTGTTGACTACACTTTATATTCCACTCTTAACTGTACCTAATATGGACAGGGAGTAAGTAAGTACGATGTCGTTTATAGTACGATGTCGTTTATAGGAATTTCCACTCTCAATGCTAACTTGATATTCTCCATCGTGATTTCACGCTTTCCACGTGTTGACTAAATTATATATGGATACTGAACTAATTCTATTAGaatcctaattaattaacGACACATGGTGACCCCAATTTGACAAAACCATCCCGTCGCATCTACAACACGTTGGCTTCCCATAAATTTGAACAGACCCCATAAAATATTCCGATTGCATTGTCTCTAGAAACACCCATATGCTAAAGTTAGGTCACTGTTCGGAGAGAAACACTTATGTAGAATGAGGAtaacattgttttgttattcctTATCAATTACGATATATCACACGTAATAAGTTTTTCACTTTGCATATTATGATTGCTATATATATTGTGCTACACATGTGAAGCCTGTGCCGAAGGTACAATTACAGCAGTAAATATGGAATTTGTGCAGTAGTCACATGTATATGCATATAAATATAGAGCCAAGTTTAACGTACTGATGCAATATAGTAGTGTGGTGCTCATGCCATGAACTTCTGCTGCATCAGTGAGCACTGCTGCGAACccatttgatttatttttagttatttataTTAATCAATATTTGTTGTCTTTACTTATTTGTTCTGACCCAAACTATACATAGGCTAGGGCATCTTAATTGTGACCAAAATTTATGTCTCCCACAGTGCAGAGTTCTGCAAAgctgcatttttcttttttcttttgagtccGAAAGTTGCATTTAGGGGCATAGCACTTGACTCTGTTTTTAGGTATATGTTGGAACTGGAAACTAGATAGCTATCAGGGAACATAGTGTCTGGCATTGCATTCTAACACACACCACGGTGTTATTGAAATTCGAACTTTTTTACAAATACACATATTAAGCAACACTTACATATATAGAGAGaaagttttcttttctaatcAAGCGGTCTCAGATACTTGCAAAAAGACATATTCTATATATACAATATACTCAACAGAACtctatataattaattacccTAATTGGTGTCAATCTCCTTCTTTTAACCAATCTAATTCTCTTGTAAACGAACGGTGAAGAACTATTTTACacattaataatttatatgaACTTACAGTAATGACAACCACTGACTATTGTTTAATACTTCCTTAATCAAGAGTGCCATTTTTTCTCCATTTagtgggattttttttttgttttattaatgtTTCCAATGTTTGGGGAATCGTCCCCCCAATGGACTTTAAATTTGTTCTTCTGACGACAACCTTAATGCCCTTTTCACaataaaaaacacacacacacacacacatttttatttggaaaaaatCTTGAAAACTATAAAATATACACAAGATTTTATCAACAGAATTTCCGTACACGATTCGTATTTATTATATTACTGCAtagctttatttatttaactattCTTTTCCGTTCCACCTGGCCCAAAATGTAGGCTGATATGTTTTCTTGAGAAGCCAAAGTTTTTGCAATCATTATTTCTTAAACCAAACACAATATAGATTAGTGTTTTTAATTCTTTCTCTAAAACttcatttgaaatttgacTCGTCCTTGTGACTCATGATGATTGTGGCTGGGAAGGAAATATTTAGGGTTTGATCGTGATAGCGGACTTCATCATACTTACTTTAATGGATGTTCAAAACCACTTCAAGAGGAAAATAAGGGGATAATTTTTGTTCACTAAATCAAGGTGTATACTCATCATTCTTCTCAACAATTGACATGTGTTCATAAACATAACCATAATTACATAAATCAAAGTAAAAAGTTAATTATGGTTATATCTATGGAGATGTTTCAATTAGGTTTCTTAGCAATGTGACATTTCCTTATTTAACTTAACAGAGGTTAAATTGGCGCACGTGACTTGCGCGTGACCTGGTAATTTTGCTAAAACATGGAGTACACAGGAATGGCATAGAGGATTAGGGTTTTGGGGATTGGGTATGGCGGCTATACATATGAAGGGTCAACTGGAAAAGTTGTTTCTTGTATTGGTAAGACAGCATAGGATCCATCTTGATCCTGAGCTTCCTTCTCCACCGTTTGATTGCTGCTTTTATACCAAATGAGCCATGATCTGGATAGCCCTGCACATCAAATGCGATTACACATCGAAAAGGATCCTTAGTGggattctgaaattttgaaataatttcaaatCCTCTGGAATCCTACAAAGGACTGAGCAAGTGGTCTTGTAATGTAACTTCAATCTAGTGCGCTGCAGTACATTGTACAATTTGTAGTAAAAAATTGGTAGGGAAAATCTAAACCGACCATTTACCCTGTTTactcaataattaattactaatACAGAagttttcataaattttaatcAATAATGATTTGATACGCCATGTGCCAGTTTCTTAATTTGAAGTCCtagttaaaaaaaacacaaaaaacaaagtaagATTTAGAACAtactcaaaaaataaacaaatgaaatactGTCACATCAGTTATGATTAGAAATGTAACATTTATTTGAGAAATGTATGTTATTACTATTTCTTACATTTGATTGGTAAATAGTGTAAAATTGAACAAAGAATTTGGTGTTTGAAGAAGCAGAGGAGCCACGCCCTGAGAAAAGAGCAAGGAAATCCCTAGAACTGAACTATGAGTTGTAACCCTTAAACCACTTGGTGGGTGACACATCAGAAAGAAACTTGGTGGGGCCCACAAGGATGTTGTGTACGTACTAGAAATGGTACTTGGCAGCAAGGGCTCAACTGGTGGGAGCGTTCTTGCTGAGGAGAGAAGAGACCAAATATGGAAAATATAGGAAAATAATAGGTCAATAGGGGCTAGAAAGCTGTATTGATTATGTAAAACGTAAAAGGCTCAAATGAACAACTGGAAAGGTTAAACCCAAGAGTGTTTCATTGATATTGCTTCTCACATTTTTGCATGCAACTTGGTCACTCAGATTCGTGACCCTTCTGCCCCCTCCTTATATAAATATGGCTCTAGACCTTTGCTTCTAAGCATAAGTGTGGCATTGAGAAAGAATATATGAGATAGTAGTTTGTGTAGTTAATTCTCTTGTCTGTTTGAGCAAGAGAGATCAGAGTGAGTGAAATTAAGAgagcttgagagagagagagagagagagagagagcgccTTCAATCTCTTGAAAGAATGGCCATTCAACATCCTTTGACTTTGTCCTTTGGCCTCTTAGGTATAGTACAAAATGTtccttcactttctctctcttttttccccttcttcttcaccaTTAATCAACTCATAGAAGCTAGCTATaaacaatttattttgagtACAAATGAGTCTAAACTAAAGGGGGAGGAGAATTTCTCACACACGCACACAATTAAAATGCTATGAGGATTTGAACCTGAGACATGCTCTATCTTTTTACATGCATGTCGCAACTTAATTCATATTTGCTACATTATTGCTTGTAATATGTGTATAGAGTTCTTGAgaactaaaataattttattctttttccgTAGGCAACATCATCTCCTTCTTGGTCTTCCTTGCTCCAGTGTaagtgggttttttttttccttcttcctttttctctcacTGTATATTGACTTTTTTCCTCCATGGCATGGAACTTCAAATATTCATCATCAAATGATTGTTGCTATTGCAGGCCaacattttatataatatacaagAGAAAAACTGCTGAAGGGTTTCAAGCACTTCCATATGTAATAGCCCTCTTGAGTTCAATGCTGTACATATACTATGCTCTCCTCAAAGAAGAGTTCAAAGAAGATGCCACTTTTCTCATCACAATCAACTCATTTGGCTGCGTCGTAGAGACTCTCTACATTTCCctatttcttttctatgccCCTAAGAAAGCCAGGGTACGTATCGATCGGTCAGCTCATTAACATAACAATCTTCAGATTTTGCTTAACTGCTCTCATTAATCTGTCCAGTTCATCTAGTTTGAACTCACATGTCGGGTTAATTTGGAACCTGCAGATCTCAACCCTGACGCTTGTGTTCTTGCTGAACCTTTTCGGTTTCGGCTTGATGATGCTATTGACTCACTTTCTAGCCACAGGTGAAATGCGGCTTAAGATTGTGGGATGGATTTGTCTTGTCTTCAGTCTAAGCGTATTCGTTGCACCTCTTGGCGTCCTGGTAATTAACGACGAGCTAAACGAAAATCTCTAGTTATTGCTATTTGTAACATCTTAACTGAGCATGTATTTGTGCAGAGACAAGTAATACGGACCAAGAGTGTTGAGTTCATGCCATTTCCATTATCATTTTTCCTAACATTAGGTGCTGTCACGTGGTTCTTCTATGGTCTTCTGATCAAGGACTACAACATAGCTGTGAGTAAATAAAAACcttgcacacacacacacacagagatatatatatatatatatatatatatatagttgcaTGCATGTGAAATGCAGGCATCACAGAATAGGGAATAGTCGCTTCAAAGTGAATTTTCCCTAGATACAtctattcaatttcatattttattaataataatcatctttttcttttcctctttgtttATTGAACCAACAGTTTCCAAACATACTGGGCTTCCTCTTTGGGATCGCTCAAATGGTGCTTTACATAGTCTACAAGAACACCAAGAAAGTTCTGGAGGAGCAGCCGAAAGTGCAAGAATTATCGGAACATATTATTGATGTGGTGAAGATCAGTTCCCTGATGTGCCCAGAACTAAGCCCAGTGGTTCTGCAGCCAACTCTGGATATTACAAATGACATGATCGAAGCGGTTCAGAATATAATCGTGATGGCTGAAAAGACCGAAGAAGCCAAGGAAGCCATGGATATTGATGCCTCTACCAAAGTTTAACTCAAATTGAAGGAAAGGAACTTTGCATGCTATAAAGTTTCAAGTCTTCAAACAAAATGCAGAGTTCCTCTATCTGTATTATGTCTGCCTAATTAAAGTTTAATTTGTGTgttgaattaattaatatctacttaattaattaggggTAGTGCCGAGGGTGTGTCTCTGTATTATATACATGTGCCCCTTCAAATTAAGGGTATCTGTCTTGCTATCTCTCTCTAGCTATCTGATCTAGTTAGCTCTTGTGAgctttaaattaatttatctGAGGGTACCCAAAAATTGTTATTAGTAGTTAATTACAAGCTACATTTCAatactaattttctttttagctAACTTTTTAGATGTAATCTTTTGGGATATTTAAGATAAAAGTTGGTGGTATAATTGCtagaaaaaccaaaacaagctGAGAAACTTATCCAACACCATCTAACTCATTTTGGTATGGCTAGCTTTTGCTGGTATGCATGCATTTGTTATCTCTCCtacaaatgaaaatgacaCTTAGAATTAATTTTGCTCTAGAAAGAACTCTAGACTAAAAGTGTCACTTTGAATAATTGTCAcaataatatcaaaattagTAGCATAAACAACTCACTAACACAGAAAAGTAACTGATCACAACATAATATATCATTTTAGAATAAGCATATTTGTGAAAAGCCCTAAACTAAAAGTGGCTGTGGaattttcttccttcaagCCTATCCACTTAAAATTTTGCCAATATTATGAAGTGAGCTAGCTCTTGTAGAAATCTCACTTGGAGAGACAGGGACGTACGCCTCcagtaaccaaaatataaaaaaactgtGTCCTCCTAAATCCATGTAGTGGAGAATCTCAGATTCTCTCTGCAGCTATATACATATCTTAGCTAGTGTTCAATGACTCGAAAGATTACACCATGCCGATCTAACTGGGCCTACCTTTTAACATATCATGCTAGCCAGACACCACAGTGGAAGAAAATCACATATGTACATATAAAGTTTGGAATTGCATAAGAATATTCTTCCACATTTTCCACGTCGGATATCTCAACTCGTCTCTGTACGTGTGGTGGTGCTCACATTTTCCACATAGTTCTGCTACCATAGCAACTATTTTCCATTCTGATATGACAGTAATTCACTGTACGAGACAtcaattactttttttatttgggttcTTGATGTGAGGAGTTTCGAAAAATATGATCATAGCCTTTATGTTTAGTTATTCTGTCACTGTGAGTGAAGTTTGAGTCAGCCTGATCAGATTTTCATCCATATAAGAAAAGATTTAGGTCACCTTTGCTTGCACCACAAATTAGGGATTGCTTCTAAGTATGACCATCATCCatatagataaataaatatagtatATGTCAACTTTTTCATGTTAAATCGGGTGGATTAATAACATTCTTATGGTAGCTACATTCCCTGATGATAACTCTCCTTTTTAAGAAGTTGGGGGGAATTCGGTTTTGAACTTGTGGTTCAGGGCAAAAGCTTATGCATCTATTATATGCCAATGTTTAGTAATTAATCACCCTATAGTTTATGCATGCATAGATATCTTTTTTCACGTTTTCTCAATACTATTCGGTTTCCACCATAGGCCAATTGGCCAAGGTAGGGAGTCCGTCCCCATTGCACCCGAGTTCAAATCCGCCTTCCTGTAGCAATTCAGTTTTTCTCTTCATAAGAAGCTGGATGACAAGCTGACTCAACGCAAACTAACGATGTTACTCGTTATAATTACATAGTTAATCA encodes the following:
- the LOC117628154 gene encoding bidirectional sugar transporter N3-like; its protein translation is MTSSSAHSPLVIAFGILGNVVSFVVFLAPVPTFWRIFKKKSTEGFQSVPYVFALFSAMIWIYYAFLKTDEFLLITINAFGCLIETIYISMYITYAPKQARVFALRLLLLVNFGGFCLILLLSHFLAQGPTRVEVLGWVCVAFSVSVFAAPLSIMRVVIRTKSVEFMPFSLSFFLTLSAVMWLFYGLLLKDLYVACPNILGFTFGVAQMILYAIYRNKKTVLVEDQKLPEHKGDVVKQIQILSTTPEVEIKVQAVAVSPHVNTDNENCEQTKDQYVHPQTCNTEKILGPSMPSQMVTCEV
- the LOC117627177 gene encoding bidirectional sugar transporter SWEET10-like, with amino-acid sequence MAIQHPLTLSFGLLGNIISFLVFLAPVPTFYIIYKRKTAEGFQALPYVIALLSSMLYIYYALLKEEFKEDATFLITINSFGCVVETLYISLFLFYAPKKARISTLTLVFLLNLFGFGLMMLLTHFLATGEMRLKIVGWICLVFSLSVFVAPLGVLRQVIRTKSVEFMPFPLSFFLTLGAVTWFFYGLLIKDYNIAFPNILGFLFGIAQMVLYIVYKNTKKVLEEQPKVQELSEHIIDVVKISSLMCPELSPVVLQPTLDITNDMIEAVQNIIVMAEKTEEAKEAMDIDASTKV